Proteins co-encoded in one Lineus longissimus chromosome 11, tnLinLong1.2, whole genome shotgun sequence genomic window:
- the LOC135495874 gene encoding homeobox protein caupolican-like — MTAAAPAATMPFPTTLAYPVSATQLVSPTTSVSKSCCEGGRPIMTDPATGQTVCSCQYTPSLLSYPRVAGLPEGVYGQAGYGATQAYVPFGGDPSTFYTSLSSGYGLKENGETWRSVYQPVACYPYDSAMAAAYPYAGYSAMDLNGARRKNATRESTSTLKAWLQEHIKNPYPTKGEKIMLAIITKMTLTQVSTWFANARRRLKKENKMTWSPRNRCDDDDDDDDDEHRVDSDIDPSDEDGQKHMESDSRASPIITVVNEKPEVIPSTSATAMTSHEHLLIHSKLNQKTPNQIAHSKDIDDKEKSKEQTDSSDRNLDTKKDVTKPRIWSLAHTATSNSPPPGRRSPKIRPSHFHPLGVPVSSFGQFSAASLPYFTSVKYGGWTLPYSMPYGLAQGHKQLPVIATPHVHPLDKLRVEKEESVPKDLSMDRSSDSSKNTVRNGAEDTSRLWKTEDHPRR, encoded by the exons ATGACAGCTGCAGCACCGGCGGCCACAATGCCATTTCCTACCACACTAGCCTATCCGGTGTCGGCGACACAG CTGGTCTCACCGACAACCAGTGTTTCCAAATCGTGCTGCGAAGGAGGCAGACCAATAATGACCGATCCAGCCACCGGACAGACCGTGTGTTCATGTCAGTACACCCCAAGCCTTCTCAGCTACCCACGAGTTGCGGGCCTACCAGAGGGCGTCTACGGCCAGGCAGGTTATGGTGCTACACAAGCGTACGTTCCGTTTGGAGGCGATCCGTCCACTTTTTACACATCACTT AGTTCAGGATACGGTCTAAAGGAGAATGGTGAGACCTGGCGCAGTGTTTATCAACCAGTGGCGTGTTACCCATACGATTCGGCGATGGCTGCAGCTTATCCATACGCGGG TTACAGTGCAATGGACTTGAATGGTGCGAGACGAAAGAACGCCACTCGAGAGAGCACTAGCACTTTGAAGGCGTGGTTACAGGAGCACATAAAGAACCCCTACCCCACCAAGGGAGAAAAGATTATGCTCGCCATTATTACAAAGATGACATTAACACAG GTTTCAACGTGGTTTGCGAATGCCCGACGGCGGTTAAAGAAAGAGAATAAAATGACGTGGTCCCCCCGGAACAGatgtgatgatgacgatgacgatgatgatgatgaacataGGGTGGATAGCGATATTGACCCGAGTGATGAGGATGGGCAAAAGCATATGGAATCAG ACTCGCGAGCGTCGCCAATAATCACAGTCGTCAACGAGAAACCGGAAGTGATACCATCCACATCCGCAACAGCCATGACAAGCCACGAACACCTACTGATTCATTCCAAACTAAATCAAAAAACGCCAAATCAAATCGCACATTCCAAAGACATTGATGACAAGGAAAAATCAAAGGAACAAACAGACTCTAGTGATCGGAACCTTGATACGAAAAAGGATGTGACGAAACCCCGTATATGGTCACTTGCCCACACGGCTACTTCGAATAGCCCGCCGCCGGGCCGCCGGTCGCCAAAGATTCGACCCTCGCACTTTCATCCTTTGGGCGTACCCGTCAGTTCATTTGGACAGTTTAGTGCTGCCAGTTTACCTTATTTCACTTCTGTGAAATATGGGGGATGGACTTTACCGTACTCTATGCCTTACGGGCTAGCGCAGGGTCACAAACAGTTGCCAGTCATTGCCACGCCTCATGTTCACCCACTGGACAAGTTACGAGTCGAAAAAGAAGAATCAGTGCCAAAAG ACTTGTCAATGGATAGATCAAGCGACAGCAGTAAAAATACAGTCAGGAACGGGGCAGAAGATACCAGCCGGTTGTGGAAAACTGAAG ATCACCCACGGAGGTAA
- the LOC135495367 gene encoding uncharacterized protein LOC135495367 isoform X3 produces the protein MAALHGHEELIELLVQSYNANVNIRDYSGKKPKHYLKISAQAHTQHLLQPAKKPEMLDDVDTNANVKSNSGKPQGISSLLIPLNNNIRASFRRSKTAVARAKSPPRSPNLFRRASALPATYLHMSTRELPMNIKMRINNMQPPSMRASMRQEKSLNSNKQSKKKLEKQRPVSEQPAIAKVNSDPDLKKSFFI, from the exons ATGGCTGCATTGCATGGGCATGAAGAGCTGATTGAACTATTAGTTCAAAGCTATAATGCTAATGTAAACATCCGTGACTACAGTGGGAAGAAGCCCAAGCACTACCTGAAGATAAGCGCACAGGCGCACACCCAAC acCTGCTTCAACCTGCTAAGAAACCAGAAATGTTGG ATGATGTTGATACTAATGCTAACGTGAAGAGTAATTCTGGCAAACCTCAGGGTATCAGTTCCCTCTTGATTCCTCTCAATAATAATATCCGTGCAAGCTTTCGCCGCTCCAAGACCGCAGTCGCTCGTGCTAAGAGCCCTCCTAGATCACCAAACCTTTTCAGAAGAGCATCT GCATTACCTGCAACATATTTACACATGAGCACAAGGGAGTTACCTATGAATATTAAG ATGAGAATAAACAATATGCAGCCTCCATCTATGCGTGCATCTATGAGACAG GAGAAAAGTTTAAATTCCAACAAGCAATCGAAGAAGAAGTTAGAGAAGCAAAGACCTGTCAG TGAACAGCCGGCAATTGCAAAGGTCAACTCGGATCCGGATTTGAAGAAGAGCTTTTTTATATAG
- the LOC135495367 gene encoding uncharacterized protein LOC135495367 isoform X2, translated as MAALHGHEELIELLVQSYNANVNIRDYSGKKPKHYLKISAQAHTQHVRGNSRYLLQPAKKPEMLDDVDTNANVKSNSGKPQGISSLLIPLNNNIRASFRRSKTAVARAKSPPRSPNLFRRASALPATYLHMSTRELPMNIKMRINNMQPPSMRASMRQEKSLNSNKQSKKKLEKQRPVSEQPAIAKVNSDPDLKKSFFI; from the exons ATGGCTGCATTGCATGGGCATGAAGAGCTGATTGAACTATTAGTTCAAAGCTATAATGCTAATGTAAACATCCGTGACTACAGTGGGAAGAAGCCCAAGCACTACCTGAAGATAAGCGCACAGGCGCACACCCAAC ATGTTCGAGGCAATTCACGTT acCTGCTTCAACCTGCTAAGAAACCAGAAATGTTGG ATGATGTTGATACTAATGCTAACGTGAAGAGTAATTCTGGCAAACCTCAGGGTATCAGTTCCCTCTTGATTCCTCTCAATAATAATATCCGTGCAAGCTTTCGCCGCTCCAAGACCGCAGTCGCTCGTGCTAAGAGCCCTCCTAGATCACCAAACCTTTTCAGAAGAGCATCT GCATTACCTGCAACATATTTACACATGAGCACAAGGGAGTTACCTATGAATATTAAG ATGAGAATAAACAATATGCAGCCTCCATCTATGCGTGCATCTATGAGACAG GAGAAAAGTTTAAATTCCAACAAGCAATCGAAGAAGAAGTTAGAGAAGCAAAGACCTGTCAG TGAACAGCCGGCAATTGCAAAGGTCAACTCGGATCCGGATTTGAAGAAGAGCTTTTTTATATAG
- the LOC135495367 gene encoding uncharacterized protein LOC135495367 isoform X4 — translation MAALHGHEELIELLVQSYNANVNIRDYSGKKPKHYLKISAQAHTQHIRISFQEEDLLQPAKKPEMLDDVDTNANVKSNSGKPQGISSLLIPLNNNIRASFRRSKTAVARAKSPPRSPNLFRRASALPATYLHMSTRELPMNIKEKSLNSNKQSKKKLEKQRPVSEQPAIAKVNSDPDLKKSFFI, via the exons ATGGCTGCATTGCATGGGCATGAAGAGCTGATTGAACTATTAGTTCAAAGCTATAATGCTAATGTAAACATCCGTGACTACAGTGGGAAGAAGCCCAAGCACTACCTGAAGATAAGCGCACAGGCGCACACCCAAC ATATAAGAATCTCGTTTCAAGAGGAAG acCTGCTTCAACCTGCTAAGAAACCAGAAATGTTGG ATGATGTTGATACTAATGCTAACGTGAAGAGTAATTCTGGCAAACCTCAGGGTATCAGTTCCCTCTTGATTCCTCTCAATAATAATATCCGTGCAAGCTTTCGCCGCTCCAAGACCGCAGTCGCTCGTGCTAAGAGCCCTCCTAGATCACCAAACCTTTTCAGAAGAGCATCT GCATTACCTGCAACATATTTACACATGAGCACAAGGGAGTTACCTATGAATATTAAG GAGAAAAGTTTAAATTCCAACAAGCAATCGAAGAAGAAGTTAGAGAAGCAAAGACCTGTCAG TGAACAGCCGGCAATTGCAAAGGTCAACTCGGATCCGGATTTGAAGAAGAGCTTTTTTATATAG
- the LOC135495367 gene encoding uncharacterized protein LOC135495367 isoform X1 — protein MAALHGHEELIELLVQSYNANVNIRDYSGKKPKHYLKISAQAHTQHIRISFQEEDLLQPAKKPEMLDDVDTNANVKSNSGKPQGISSLLIPLNNNIRASFRRSKTAVARAKSPPRSPNLFRRASALPATYLHMSTRELPMNIKMRINNMQPPSMRASMRQEKSLNSNKQSKKKLEKQRPVSEQPAIAKVNSDPDLKKSFFI, from the exons ATGGCTGCATTGCATGGGCATGAAGAGCTGATTGAACTATTAGTTCAAAGCTATAATGCTAATGTAAACATCCGTGACTACAGTGGGAAGAAGCCCAAGCACTACCTGAAGATAAGCGCACAGGCGCACACCCAAC ATATAAGAATCTCGTTTCAAGAGGAAG acCTGCTTCAACCTGCTAAGAAACCAGAAATGTTGG ATGATGTTGATACTAATGCTAACGTGAAGAGTAATTCTGGCAAACCTCAGGGTATCAGTTCCCTCTTGATTCCTCTCAATAATAATATCCGTGCAAGCTTTCGCCGCTCCAAGACCGCAGTCGCTCGTGCTAAGAGCCCTCCTAGATCACCAAACCTTTTCAGAAGAGCATCT GCATTACCTGCAACATATTTACACATGAGCACAAGGGAGTTACCTATGAATATTAAG ATGAGAATAAACAATATGCAGCCTCCATCTATGCGTGCATCTATGAGACAG GAGAAAAGTTTAAATTCCAACAAGCAATCGAAGAAGAAGTTAGAGAAGCAAAGACCTGTCAG TGAACAGCCGGCAATTGCAAAGGTCAACTCGGATCCGGATTTGAAGAAGAGCTTTTTTATATAG
- the LOC135495367 gene encoding uncharacterized protein LOC135495367 isoform X8, whose amino-acid sequence MLCTRLVFNFLIDLLQPAKKPEMLDDVDTNANVKSNSGKPQGISSLLIPLNNNIRASFRRSKTAVARAKSPPRSPNLFRRASALPATYLHMSTRELPMNIKMRINNMQPPSMRASMRQEKSLNSNKQSKKKLEKQRPVSEQPAIAKVNSDPDLKKSFFI is encoded by the exons ATGCTGTGTACGAGACTAGTGTTTAACTTCTTGATTG acCTGCTTCAACCTGCTAAGAAACCAGAAATGTTGG ATGATGTTGATACTAATGCTAACGTGAAGAGTAATTCTGGCAAACCTCAGGGTATCAGTTCCCTCTTGATTCCTCTCAATAATAATATCCGTGCAAGCTTTCGCCGCTCCAAGACCGCAGTCGCTCGTGCTAAGAGCCCTCCTAGATCACCAAACCTTTTCAGAAGAGCATCT GCATTACCTGCAACATATTTACACATGAGCACAAGGGAGTTACCTATGAATATTAAG ATGAGAATAAACAATATGCAGCCTCCATCTATGCGTGCATCTATGAGACAG GAGAAAAGTTTAAATTCCAACAAGCAATCGAAGAAGAAGTTAGAGAAGCAAAGACCTGTCAG TGAACAGCCGGCAATTGCAAAGGTCAACTCGGATCCGGATTTGAAGAAGAGCTTTTTTATATAG
- the LOC135495367 gene encoding uncharacterized protein LOC135495367 isoform X6 produces the protein MLCTRLVFNFLIDVRGNSRYLLQPAKKPEMLDDVDTNANVKSNSGKPQGISSLLIPLNNNIRASFRRSKTAVARAKSPPRSPNLFRRASALPATYLHMSTRELPMNIKMRINNMQPPSMRASMRQEKSLNSNKQSKKKLEKQRPVSEQPAIAKVNSDPDLKKSFFI, from the exons ATGCTGTGTACGAGACTAGTGTTTAACTTCTTGATTG ATGTTCGAGGCAATTCACGTT acCTGCTTCAACCTGCTAAGAAACCAGAAATGTTGG ATGATGTTGATACTAATGCTAACGTGAAGAGTAATTCTGGCAAACCTCAGGGTATCAGTTCCCTCTTGATTCCTCTCAATAATAATATCCGTGCAAGCTTTCGCCGCTCCAAGACCGCAGTCGCTCGTGCTAAGAGCCCTCCTAGATCACCAAACCTTTTCAGAAGAGCATCT GCATTACCTGCAACATATTTACACATGAGCACAAGGGAGTTACCTATGAATATTAAG ATGAGAATAAACAATATGCAGCCTCCATCTATGCGTGCATCTATGAGACAG GAGAAAAGTTTAAATTCCAACAAGCAATCGAAGAAGAAGTTAGAGAAGCAAAGACCTGTCAG TGAACAGCCGGCAATTGCAAAGGTCAACTCGGATCCGGATTTGAAGAAGAGCTTTTTTATATAG
- the LOC135495367 gene encoding uncharacterized protein LOC135495367 isoform X7 — protein MAALHGHEELIELLVQSYNANVNIRDYSGKKPKHYLKISAQAHTQHIRISFQEEDLLQPAKKPEMLDDVDTNANVKSNSGKPQGISSLLIPLNNNIRASFRRSKTAVARAKSPPRSPNLFRRASEKSLNSNKQSKKKLEKQRPVSEQPAIAKVNSDPDLKKSFFI, from the exons ATGGCTGCATTGCATGGGCATGAAGAGCTGATTGAACTATTAGTTCAAAGCTATAATGCTAATGTAAACATCCGTGACTACAGTGGGAAGAAGCCCAAGCACTACCTGAAGATAAGCGCACAGGCGCACACCCAAC ATATAAGAATCTCGTTTCAAGAGGAAG acCTGCTTCAACCTGCTAAGAAACCAGAAATGTTGG ATGATGTTGATACTAATGCTAACGTGAAGAGTAATTCTGGCAAACCTCAGGGTATCAGTTCCCTCTTGATTCCTCTCAATAATAATATCCGTGCAAGCTTTCGCCGCTCCAAGACCGCAGTCGCTCGTGCTAAGAGCCCTCCTAGATCACCAAACCTTTTCAGAAGAGCATCT GAGAAAAGTTTAAATTCCAACAAGCAATCGAAGAAGAAGTTAGAGAAGCAAAGACCTGTCAG TGAACAGCCGGCAATTGCAAAGGTCAACTCGGATCCGGATTTGAAGAAGAGCTTTTTTATATAG
- the LOC135495367 gene encoding uncharacterized protein LOC135495367 isoform X5, which produces MAALHGHEELIELLVQSYNANVNIRDYSGKKPKHYLKISAQAHTQHIRISFQEEDLLQPAKKPEMLDDVDTNANVKSNSGKPQGISSLLIPLNNNIRASFRRSKTAVARAKSPPRSPNLFRRASMRINNMQPPSMRASMRQEKSLNSNKQSKKKLEKQRPVSEQPAIAKVNSDPDLKKSFFI; this is translated from the exons ATGGCTGCATTGCATGGGCATGAAGAGCTGATTGAACTATTAGTTCAAAGCTATAATGCTAATGTAAACATCCGTGACTACAGTGGGAAGAAGCCCAAGCACTACCTGAAGATAAGCGCACAGGCGCACACCCAAC ATATAAGAATCTCGTTTCAAGAGGAAG acCTGCTTCAACCTGCTAAGAAACCAGAAATGTTGG ATGATGTTGATACTAATGCTAACGTGAAGAGTAATTCTGGCAAACCTCAGGGTATCAGTTCCCTCTTGATTCCTCTCAATAATAATATCCGTGCAAGCTTTCGCCGCTCCAAGACCGCAGTCGCTCGTGCTAAGAGCCCTCCTAGATCACCAAACCTTTTCAGAAGAGCATCT ATGAGAATAAACAATATGCAGCCTCCATCTATGCGTGCATCTATGAGACAG GAGAAAAGTTTAAATTCCAACAAGCAATCGAAGAAGAAGTTAGAGAAGCAAAGACCTGTCAG TGAACAGCCGGCAATTGCAAAGGTCAACTCGGATCCGGATTTGAAGAAGAGCTTTTTTATATAG